In a single window of the Panthera leo isolate Ple1 chromosome A1, P.leo_Ple1_pat1.1, whole genome shotgun sequence genome:
- the PLP2 gene encoding LOW QUALITY PROTEIN: proteolipid protein 2 (The sequence of the model RefSeq protein was modified relative to this genomic sequence to represent the inferred CDS: inserted 1 base in 1 codon; deleted 2 bases in 1 codon; substituted 4 bases at 4 genomic stop codons): MSLSISQGLKVIPQHTYTPDRVCPSAITCVRALVNSILKDLHILIPQDAVSELPKLLLSRRDGVSLEDQCEESLGKERGGFPMRAPLSVTNQCHQHGSRKDSKGPHDKTITTKVTIMSLQHGLFKERQARSVPQGTPAHPVPDSKPLSASSWWASCTNFSXTXKGILLFAEIICYLVILICFSASTPGYSSLAVVEMILAAIFFVIYMCDLHTKIQIIXWPRSDFFXTLIAAILYLITSIFVLVEEPLQNHCKGTGLISTCLCGYHAYITFQLTXHRHRAAPTEPADGAM, from the exons ATGTCCCTCAGTATATCGCAGGGCCTCAAGGTCATCCCtcagcacacatacacacctgaTCGGGTCTGCCCGAGTGCTATCACCTGTGTGAGGGCTTTGGTCAACTCCATACTCAAAGACCTCCACATCCTCATCCCTCAAGATGCAGTCAGTGAGCTACCCAAGCTGCTTCTTTCCAGAAGAGATGGAGTGTCCTTGGAGGATCAGTGTGAGGAGTCTCTGGGAAAGGAACGAGGAGGGTTCCCTATGAGGGCCCCA TTGTCAGTCACCAATCAGTGCCATCAACATGGGAGCAGGAAGGACTCCAAAGGACCACATGACAAAACCATAACCACAAAAGTCACCATCATGTCACTTCAACATGGTCTCTTTAAGGAGAGG CAAGCAAGATCTGTGCCCCAAGGGACTCCGGCCCACCCCGTGCCAGATTCCAAGCCCCTGTCAGCCTCCAGCTGGTGGGCATCCTGTACCAACTTTTCATGAACGTGAAAGGGAATTCTCCTCTTTGCTGAGATTATATGCTACCTGGTGATTCTGATCTGCTTCAGTGCCTCCACACCAGGATACTCCTCCCTGGCAGTAGTGGAGATGATCCTTGCTGCTATCTTCTTTGTCATCTACATGTGTGACCTGCACACCAAGATACAAATCA ACTGGCCTAGAAGTGACTTCTTCTGAACCCTCATAGCAGCCATCCTCTACCTGATCACCTCTATTTTCGTCCTTGTTGAAGAACCACTCCAAAATCATTGCAAGGGTACGGGCCTAATCAGTACGTGCCTCTGTGGCTATCATGCC TACATCACCTTCCAGTTGACGTAGCACAGACATAGAGCAGCCCCTACTGAACCTGCAGATGGTGCCATGTAG